The following are encoded in a window of Bacteroidales bacterium genomic DNA:
- a CDS encoding response regulator transcription factor, with the protein MNCIAVDDEPLALDLIEDFIKKIPFLNFIKTCKSAFEAIEILQKEKIDLIFLDIQMPDISGIEFIKSIEKKPMVIFTTAYTDYALEGFKLNAIDYLVKPFPFDRFLKAVNKAYEYYMLKSKPADMKNEKTDELSSEFIFVKADYKIIKINLNDILYIEGLKDYIKIYAGSKPILTLQSLKFMQEKLPQNNFIRVHRSYIVSFNKIDSIQRNRIIIGDKRIPVGDSYKDDFYKMLEKSNL; encoded by the coding sequence ATGAATTGTATAGCAGTTGATGATGAGCCTTTGGCACTTGACCTTATTGAAGATTTTATTAAAAAAATTCCATTCCTGAATTTTATAAAAACTTGTAAAAGTGCTTTTGAAGCAATTGAAATATTGCAAAAAGAGAAGATTGACCTAATATTTCTTGATATTCAAATGCCTGATATTTCAGGTATAGAATTTATTAAAAGTATTGAAAAAAAACCTATGGTCATTTTTACAACAGCATATACCGATTATGCTTTAGAAGGATTCAAATTAAATGCAATTGATTATCTCGTAAAACCATTTCCATTTGACAGATTTTTAAAAGCAGTTAATAAGGCTTATGAATATTATATGCTAAAAAGTAAGCCTGCCGATATGAAAAATGAAAAAACAGATGAGCTTTCAAGTGAATTTATTTTTGTAAAAGCTGATTATAAGATAATTAAAATAAATCTGAATGATATTCTGTATATCGAAGGATTAAAAGATTATATTAAAATATATGCCGGCTCAAAACCAATACTTACCTTACAAAGCCTGAAATTTATGCAGGAAAAATTACCACAAAATAATTTTATACGAGTACATCGTTCATATATTGTTTCGTTTAATAAAATCGACTCTATTCAGCGTAACCGTATTATTATTGGTGATAAAAGAATTCCTGTAGGCGACAGCTATAAAGATGATTTTTATAAAATGCTTGAAAAAAGTAATTTGTAA